The nucleotide window CCACGGCCGCGGACCCGCGCGTGGTGACGCCCGGCACCGAGCTCCCGTACACCGGCGGCGCCAAGCGCGCGCTGGAGTTGGCGATGGAGGAGGCTCACCGCACAGGCGCGGAGATCGTCACCTCGCGCCATCTCCTGGCCGGCATCGTCCGCCAGGGGAAGGAGGCGGCCGCCCGCGCGCTGGGAGAGCTCGGCTTCACCCTCGAATCGCTGCGCGCGATGGAGTCCGCCGCCGCGGCAGCGTTCGGCATCCGCATCGACGACGCGTCGGACCGCTCGATCTACGAGCAGATCGTGGCGCAGGTGCGGGAGGCGGCGGCCACCGGCCGTGCCGCGCCCGGCCAGCGTCTGCCGTCGGTGCGCGCGCTGGCGGACGAGCTCGACATCGCGCCGGGGACGGTGGCCCGGGCCTACGCCGAGCTGGAGCGGCAGGGCGTGGTGGTGACCGACGGCGCGCGCGGCACCCGGATCGCGGAGCGCCCCGCCGGCGAGCCCGCGCGCGTGGACGACCTGGCGGGCCTCATCCGCCCCGCGGTGGTGGCCGCCTACCACCAGGGCGCCCGCGCCGCCGACCTGCGCGCGGCGCTGGAGCGCGCGATGGCGGGGATCTACCCCCCGGAGGACGATCCCCCGGCCGCGCCAGGGCCGCGCTGAGCATCCGTGCCGGCCTCCGCGGTCGGCAGGTCTCCCCGCCTCACGGCTCGTGCCACTCGCGGCCGTCGTCGCGGAGGAGGCGGTCGGAGCAGGCGGGGCCCCAGCCACCGGCCGCGTACGGCTCCGGCTCGCCGCCGCGCGCCCACTCCTCCAGGATCGGCGTCACCAGCGTCCACGCGGCCACCACCTCGTCCTCGCGCGCGAAGAGCGTCGCGTCGCCGACCATCGCGTCGAGCAGGAGGCGCTGGTAGGCCTCGGGAGATTCGCGCTGGAAGGCGCGGCTGTAGTCGAAGTCCATCGACACGGGACGCAGCTCGCCGCGCATCCCCGGCACCTTGGCCTCGAAGAAGAGGCTGATCCCCTCCTGCGGCTGGATCTTCAGCACCAGCGCGTTGGGCGCCGGCGTGTCGCCCTCCACGTTGTCGAGG belongs to Longimicrobium sp. and includes:
- a CDS encoding Clp protease N-terminal domain-containing protein, with amino-acid sequence MFKIWFSNEPEPPAPQGAPARRGALVFGDDVREALARTRDAAISLGHGQVTTTHQVLGIVADARCEGARALAAAGVDADELRRRLTSATAADPRVVTPGTELPYTGGAKRALELAMEEAHRTGAEIVTSRHLLAGIVRQGKEAAARALGELGFTLESLRAMESAAAAAFGIRIDDASDRSIYEQIVAQVREAAATGRAAPGQRLPSVRALADELDIAPGTVARAYAELERQGVVVTDGARGTRIAERPAGEPARVDDLAGLIRPAVVAAYHQGARAADLRAALERAMAGIYPPEDDPPAAPGPR